Proteins from a single region of Ogataea parapolymorpha DL-1 chromosome IV, whole genome shotgun sequence:
- a CDS encoding putative transporter, producing MSKETSSSRTASVTQVLSAGEKVPAVVDQKNADGTLAFLELHDEDFKNSPLTDEEDSRMTKKVLIAVISLVSIINTMLYIDKATLSYASILGLYESTGIGTTEYDDLNSIFYTGYTVGQALNFVLQKVNQRYFLTVTLFVWAILVFCHCAAYNFVGLIFLRLLLGVTESVVVPALEVTMLQFFTPQQRATIQPIFWVSCVGPPNIIAGFIAYGVLYATGTIPPWKIFMIILGGMTLIVTAVCWIWYPADPTTAKFLTTREKYFLIKKVHATSSSSITQTVIKRDQIVECLRDPLSWLFSLAMFLIMLSNNLAYQQNLLYVGLGVSNLGSTLVSVAGAGFSWAYMIFGSVFIYYFPNQSHWATFLGCVPAVASGIAMVTIPWSNKLALLAMLVLAGNTFALAYIVILGWSTAAASGNTKRYVRHLMLMVSYGVSNIISPQLWKGNQGYSDHGTGPRYYAAWTIQIVLSWFGTAVVAFVIHYILKARNKERLAARDDDSVKGVVLVKDPETGKTIEEAVDIANLDLTDLQNKNFIYPL from the coding sequence ATGTCTAAGGAGACTTCTAGCTCACGCACAGCTTCTGTAACACAGGTTCTTTCAGCTGGCGAAAAAGTGCCCGCTGTCGTGGACCAAAAAAATGCGGACGGCACATTAGCGTTCCTTGAACTCCACGATGAGGACTTCAAGAATTCACCGCTCACAGATGAAGAGGACTCCCGTATGACGAAAAAGGTTTTGATCGCCGTTATTTCTCTGGTCTCTATCATCAACACAATGCTGTATATTGACAAGGCTACCTTATCTTATGCGTCAATTCTCGGATTATATGAGTCAACAGGAATCGGAACTACGGAGTACGACGACTTGAACTCAATTTTCTATACTGGGTACACTGTGGGCCAGGCCTTGAACTTCGTGTTGCAGAAGGTCAATCAAAGGTACTTCCTGACGGTTACACTCTTTGTTTGGGCCATCTTGGTTTTCTGCCACTGTGCCGCTTACAACTTTGTGGGCTTGATTTTCCTCCGCTTGCTGCTTGGTGTCACAGAGAGTGTGGTTGTGCCCGCATTGGAAGTGACTATGCTTCAATTCTTTACTCCGCAACAAAGAGCAACTATCCAGCCTATTTTCTGGGTTAGCTGTGTTGGTCCTCCAAATATTATTGCAGGTTTCATTGCCTATGGAGTTCTGTACGCAACAGGAACCATTCCGCCATGGAAGATTTTCATGATCATTCTTGGTGGTATGACATTAATCGTTACTGCAGTGTGCTGGATTTGGTATCCTGCTGATCCTACGACAGCAAAGTTCCTCACGACGAGAGAGAAATATTtcctcatcaaaaaagttCACGCTACAAGCTCTTCGTCTATTACGCAAACTGTGATTAAACGCGATCAAATTGTCGAATGTCTTCGTGACCCTCTTTCGTGGCTCTTTTCCCTTGCAATGTTTTTGATCATGTTATCGAATAACCTTGCATACCAGCAAAATCTGCTTTATGTCGGTTTGGGTGTGTCCAACTTGGGCTCCACTCTTGTCAGCGTTGCCGGAGCAGGATTTTCTTGGGCTTATATGATATTTGGATCCGTCTTCATCTACTACTTCCCCAACCAAAGCCATTGGGCCACTTTCTTGGGTTGCGTGCCGGCGGTAGCTAGTGGTATAGCTATGGTGACAATTCCTTGGAGCAACAAGCTCGCATTGCTTGCGATGCTGGTGCTTGCAGGAAACACATTTGCGCTGGCCTACATTGTAATCTTGGGATGGAGTACTGCTGCCGCCAGTGGTAACACCAAACGTTATGTCAGACATTTGATGCTTATGGTGTCTTACGGTGTTTCGAACATTATTTCGCCACAACTTTGGAAGGGCAACCAGGGATATTCTGACCATGGCACGGGCCCACGTTACTATGCTGCATGGACTATCCAAATTGTGCTCTCTTGGTTTGGAACAGCCGTGGTTGCGTTCGTGATTCACTACATCCTAAAAGCTAGAAATAAGGAGAGACTAGCAGCAAGAGATGATGACAGCGTCAAGGGAGTTGTTTTGGTGAAAGACCCAGAGACAGGCAAGACAATTGAAGAGGCAGTCGACATTGCTAATCTCGATCTCACCGatctccaaaacaaaaactTTATATATCCTCTATGA
- a CDS encoding Acid phosphatase PHO1, with protein sequence MFSFATTLTLGAIVVNGLILHPGYDQVATDQYNLLKFMVGAGPFVEHSGFGIPLDTPPHCEIEQAQLFMRHGERFPTESSGKQYKKFYERLKKANVIDYKGPLAFVEDLEYFVPDSDNYELETTRGLYSGLLNAFKFGTYLRERYDSLVNTSEVLPIFAASEDRVVDTARSFGRGFFGPDYGKGCSIQVINETDTSKGANALTTKDNCPTYNSSFYDYSFGDEIFQREADRLNELSPGFNITADDITTMGTYCAYETNVKGHSSFCDALSREAFIALQYNNDVTKFYEFGPGYNMSAVAGGVYANATAKLLQEDGKLWLSFSHDNDLLNYITALGLITDTELGTEDVDFHRSFKTSELVPQGARLIIEKLNCSDTSFVRTILNDKVYPVPGCSSGPGYSCPLEDYLDIITPEVDYASACELPDDAPKEISFYWDWKPTFENN encoded by the coding sequence ATGTTTTCCTTTGCAACGACACTTACTCTTGGTGCCATTGTGGTCAATGGCCTCATTTTGCACCCTGGCTACGACCAGGTTGCCACAGACCAGTACAACTTACTAAAGTTCATGGTCGGCGCTGGTCCCTTTGTTGAGCATAGTGGGTTTGGCATTCCACTTGATACTCCTCCTCATTGTGAAATTGAACAGGCACAATTATTCATGCGACACGGGGAAAGATTCCCGACTGAAAGCTCTGGAAAGCAATATAAGAAATTTTATGAGAGACTCAAGAAGGCCAACGTTATCGACTACAAAGGACCTCTAGCCTTTGTCGAGGATCTGGAGTACTTTGTTCCAGACAGCGATAATTATGAACTTGAAACTACAAGGGGCCTGTACTCTGGCCTACTCAATGCCTTCAAGTTTGGTACCTATCTTAGGGAAAGATATGACTCGTTAGTGAATACAAGCGAAGTTCTACCTATATTTGCAGCAAGCGAGGACAGGGTTGTGGACACCGCAAGATCTTTTGGTCGTGGATTTTTTGGGCCGGATTATGGAAAAGGTTGCTCAATCCAAGTCATCAACGAAACAGATACCAGCAAAGGAGCAAATGCCCTGACCACCAAGGACAATTGTCCAACATATAACTCTTCGTTTTACGATTATTCGTTTGGTGATGAGATTTTCCAAAGAGAAGCAGACAGATTAAATGAATTATCTCCCGGCTTCAACATCACCGCCGACGACATTACCACCATGGGAACCTATTGTGCTTACGAAACGAATGTCAAAGGGCATTCGAGCTTCTGCGATGCTCTTTCGAGAGAGGCATTTATTGCTCTGCAATACAATAACGATGTCACCAAGTTCTATGAGTTTGGTCCTGGCTATAACATGAGCGCCGTGGCCGGCGGTGTCTATGCCAATGCTACCGCCAAGTTGCTGCAAGAAGACGGCAAACTTTGGCTTTCCTTTTCCCACGACAACGACTTACTGAACTATATCACTGCTCTTGGACTCATCACCGATACCGAGTTGGGAACAGAAGACGTGGATTTCCACAGAAGTTTCAAAACCTCTGAGCTCGTTCCTCAAGGAGCCAGGCTGATTATCGAGAAACTTAACTGTTCTGACACCTCTTTTGTGAGAACCATTCTAAATGACAAGGTGTATCCTGTTCCAGGATGCTCTTCAGGACCGGGTTACTCTTGTCCACTAGAGGATTACCTTGACATTATCACTCCAGAGGTTGACTATGCCTCCGCCTGTGAGCTTCCAGACGATGCCCCTAAGGAAATTAGCTTTTACTGGGACTGGAAGCCGACCTTTGAAAACAACTAG